One Mya arenaria isolate MELC-2E11 chromosome 5, ASM2691426v1 genomic window carries:
- the LOC128235992 gene encoding alpha-1A adrenergic receptor-like, protein MLCANNTTIICNNDTIAANFKDSTTQFVQLEFQATAKNVILAVVLTILDVVTIFGNLFVLLSFVIERRLLQPFNLYILNLAVTDFFVAITAMTFYTLDTLLGYWPFGRIMCGVWIYFDFAMTFASVFTLVAISVDRFWCVTWAIHYRTHSNRFRTAMVLVFIWFSVIAIWTPPFIGDRLQHNEDHFCIWEPSDNLEFVIFVAVVGHYIPCLMMVFSYVKVFLVMRRQATIVAANSQARTQTAVSTVKLTVNSAERSERIGEPSGNSAILNEEGNRDHLRVEEISQGPYRSAETTQTGSHDQFQATSQFGGSAYGNERLPPRKTGRPKRQKERSNSLTDT, encoded by the exons ATGTTATGCGCAAACAATACTACAATAATTTGTAACAATGACACAATTGCTGCTAATTTTAAAGACAGCACAACTCAATTCGTTCAGCTGGAATTTCAAGCAACGGCAAAGAACGTTATTCTAGCGGTCGTTTTGACAATTCTTGACGTTGTTACAATTTTCGGTAATCTTTTTGTTCTTCTTTCCTTTGTTATCGAGCGACGTCTGCTGCAACCATTTAATCTCTATATTTTGAACCTTGCGGTGACGGACTTCTTCGTTGCCATAACGGCAATGACGTTTTATACGTTAGATACGCTGCTTGGATACTGGCCGTTCGGACGCATCATGTGCGGTGTGTGGATCTACTTTGACTTTGCGATGACATTTGCGTCTGTGTTTACGTTAGTCGCAATCTCCGTGGACCGATTCTGGTGTGTAACATGGGCTATTCATTATAGGACACACAGCAACCGTTTTCGAACGGCTATGGTTCTTGTTTTCATTTG GTTTTCTGTGATTGCAATCTGGACACCACCCTTTATTGGCGACAGACTGCAACATAACGAGGACCATTTCTGTATTTGGGAGCCGTCGGACAACCTTGAATTTGTCATATTTGTGGCGGTAGTTGGCCACTACATTCCTTGCCTCATGATGGTGTTTTCCTATGTCAAGGTATTTTTGGTAATGCGACGTCAAGCTACTATTGTTGCCGCAAATTCACAGGCACGAACGCAAACCGCTGTATCGACCGTTAAACTAACTGTAAATTCTGCAGAGCGCAGCGAGAGAATCGGAGAACCCAGTGGCAATTCCGCAATCTTAAACGAAGAAGGAAATCGAGATCACCTTCGAGTGGAAGAAATATCGCAGGGCCCATATAGGTCTGCGGAGACGACACAAACAGGCAGTCATGATCAGTTCCAGGCTACTTCGCAGTTTGGTGGCAGTGCGTATGGTAATGAAAGATTACCTCCGCGAAAAACTGGTCGTCCAAAACGCCAAAAGGAAAGAAGTAACAGTC
- the LOC128233886 gene encoding uncharacterized protein LOC128233886, which yields MWTPVLYARILLLLNIHYGIAYKQYNNEELPVSDIKTKSNLGDTVSVPDEENDNLSPGLIVFPPNTHPKIIKQTFTREDGHNNDTYSSHDAVPIVEKAGLNGKENSVSEECVIEVEKRSVDRFRHLVFRSDSNFVFLNLTSKNGSGIHLKRAKWTISEHIWIWTFSGKEGALEFLKWPAEFGIWSMGLLYESVLRKPINILLERKEGNCSILEVGNKDDDHLIAKALTNLTLEMMAFGPEKYGPSFYCYRKRMIIEPYVLCKHIVCPTAAVKHSCCDFFFNKSLNERVMVCNELEFDYDEMWWVFPIILSTVLLIYSPLFLLYILCLYSERESGRLRLNVLNVLTENTITFTQDNNESMIIHSHDEYILFDGINHVTLLNTICIPLNMSLAAIGCFTDVFKRLVRLLIPVLSLTFVGLQALLDYTFLFEFVHDCVESGVPMGFRSMLTGYDKSKYIFLPYIGGPFVALSCYLIITGVLVIAPGDPARLLSDAAVASRSSQNNPEASPLFLSLDDIAIFGSMNLKHNKGFRKIFDILLSQFYMLMNVKFWKHIFKTQTARWNVYSKCCLCFLFFPLYLILCCVEIVLSVIIYGFPIVSFGMLLTKAYCIPFNRGVRRCRDHICMYLFTGCLILSVVYFIFMFATIFSDASLFLTRVAIFTFTGIIVFPKTAYGYMIFGFTVFYYLWNCFSDFSMTYSRLMKDIIKITKGLQRQNENTQKKVLFKHKDKWGIRESLFELAIENHSPRRKLLFSTLLRAFVVLGLLGICINMLFKTDSFRELHVIMHVGTALFICALPQIVNRVCKKKDSVKVLKRRRKALVNTVKAYLGYFADSETSDSEVNGV from the coding sequence ATGTGGACACCAGTTCTGTATGCGAGAATTCTACTCctattaaatattcattatggGATCGcatacaaacaatacaacaacgAAGAGCTACCAGTGTCAGACATAAAAACAAAGTCAAATCTTGGAGATACCGTTTCCGTTCCCGATGAAGAAAACGATAACTTGTCGCCTGGATTAATTGTATTCCCTCCGAACACTCAcccaaaaattataaaacaaaccttcacaagagAAGATGGTCACAATAATGACACATACAGTAGCCACGACGCAGTGCCAATTGTTGAAAAGGCTGGCTTAAACGGAAAAGAAAATTCAGTGTCTGAAGAATGTGTAATTGAAGTTGAAAAGCGTTCAGTGGATAGATTTCGTCATTTGGTTTTCAGATCTGACAgtaattttgtctttttaaatttaacttcaaAAAATGGTTCAGGTATACATTTAAAACGCGCCAAATGGACAATTTCAGAACATATTTGGATATGGACCTTTTCCGGAAAAGAAGGTGCTCTAGAATTTCTCAAATGGCCAGCTGAATTTGGAATTTGGTCAATGGGGTTATTGTACGAATCAGTGCTAAGAAAACCAATTAATATATTACTGGAAAGAAAAGAAGGCAACTGTTCGATATTAGAAGTCGGAAATAAGGATGATGATCATTTAATTGCGAAAGCGTTAACAAATTTAACACTTGAAATGATGGCGTTCGGCCCAGAGAAATATGGACCAAGTTTTTATTGCTACCGAAAAAGAATGATAATAGAACCATACGTACTCTGCAAGCACATTGTGTGTCCGACTGCGGCAGTAAAACACTCTTGCTGCGATTTCTTCttcaacaaatctttaaatGAGAGGGTAATGGTCTGTAACGAATTGGAATTCGATTACGACGAAATGTGGTGGGTCTTTCCAATCATTCTTTCGACAGTATTGCTGATATATTCACCTTTATTTCTCCTGTACATACTGTGTCTCTATTCCGAAAGGGAAAGCGGTCGTCTgcgattaaatgttttgaatgtgcTTACGGAGAACACTATAACTTTTACACAAGACAACAACGAATCTATGATTATACATTCTCACGATGAGTATATCTTATTCGATGGTATTAATCATGTCACTTTGTTAAACACAATCTGTATTCCTTTGAACATGAGTTTGGCAGCAATTGGTTGTTTTACAGACGTTTTTAAGCGCTTGGTTAGACTTCTCATTCCTGTATTAAGCTTAACCTTTGTTGGACTGCAAGCATTGTTAGATTATACTTTTTTGTTCGAATTTGTACACGATTGTGTTGAATCTGGTGTACCTATGGGTTTTCGCTCAATGCTGACGGGCTatgataaaagtaaatatatttttcttcccTACATTGGTGGCCCTTTTGTTGCTCTGTCGTGTTATTTAATCATCACTGGTGTGCTTGTTATTGCACCCGGCGATCCAGCTAGACTATTGTCCGATGCTGCAGTAGCTTCGAGATCATCACAAAACAATCCTGAGGCTTCGCCACTCTTTCTGAGTCTCGACGATATAGCAATATTCGGTTCGATGAATCTCAAGCACAACAAAGGCTTTCGTAAgatatttgacattttactTTCCCAATTCTATATGCTTATGAATGTGAAGTTCTggaaacacattttcaaaactcaAACAGCGCGATGGAATGTTTATAGTAAATGTTGTCTGTGCTTTCTTTTCTTTCctttgtatttaatattgtgTTGTGTAGAAATTGTCTTATCTGTAATAATATATGGCTTCCCGATTGTATCATTTGGAATGCTGTTAACTAAAGCATATTGTATTCCTTTTAACAGAGGCGTTCGTAGATGTAGAGATCATATTTGCATGTATCTTTTTACAGGTTGTCTCATTCTATCAGTTGTATATTTTATCTTCATGTTTGCTACTATTTTCTCTGACGCTTCTTTGTTTCTTACACGTGTTGCTATATTTACATTCACTGGCATCATCGTTTTTCCTAAAACGGCGTACGGATATATGATATTTGGCTTCACTGTGTTTTACTATCTTTGGAACTGTTTCAGTGATTTTTCTATGACTTATAGCCGTCTCATGAAGGAtattatcaaaattacaaagggcTTGCAGCGGCAAAATGAAAACACTCAGAAAAAGGTGCTTTTCAAACATAAGGACAAATGGGGGATTAGAGAGTCCCTTTTTGAACTAGCCATAGAAAACCACAGCCCTCGACGAAAATTGTTGTTTTCGACGCTCCTCCGAGCATTCGTTGTTCTCGGGTTACTGGGAATTTGTATTAACATGCTTTTCAAAACGGACAGTTTCCGTGAGCTTCATGTCATAATGCATGTTGGGACGGCTTTGTTTATTTGCGCTTTACCGCAGATAGTGAACCGCGTTTGCAAGAAAAAGGACAGCGTTAAGGTATTAAAGCGACGCAGAAAAGCATTGGTCAACACAGTTAAGGCATATCTTGGGTATTTTGCTGATAGTGAAACGTCTGATTCGGAAGTTAATGGtgtttaa